Proteins encoded together in one Thermococcus barophilus MP window:
- a CDS encoding ferredoxin, protein MSRWKVWIDRELCVGDAVCVSFCPEVFQLDEDGKAIVLKEIIDENLYDCVKEAVDACTAACIYMEQID, encoded by the coding sequence ATGTCCAGATGGAAGGTCTGGATTGATAGAGAACTTTGTGTTGGGGACGCAGTTTGTGTCAGCTTTTGCCCCGAGGTTTTTCAGCTTGATGAAGATGGAAAAGCTATTGTTTTAAAGGAAATAATAGATGAAAACCTCTATGATTGCGTAAAGGAAGCTGTTGACGCCTGCACTGCTGCCTGCATATATATGGAGCAGATAGATTGA